The genomic region caccccctgctggcctcactaacacctcatATATGTGATCAAGGACCTTTACATAGGGCATGCCATTCTACAGACTATTTTTCAACTGTGTAAATTTCAACATGGCTTCTACCCTGACCAGTGTTGTGTGTTATTTGATTActtagtaattagttactgtaatactgtaatgtatattaattataataaaatacacttaagtcaaaaagtagtttaacacattacattttaaattcttgtaatccgaTTACAGTTACCAAGtctttaattaagttaattacttttaaaaacattacgcCCGAGCTACTCATTTAGTGTGACTTCCGTGTggcaatgaacaaggaggaaaaatagattattttgaatttgagtggTAAAGAACAGAACATAATGTAAAAGTAATTAgcaatgtgattattttttctaTGATGTAAAGAGTAGTGTTCTCTGACTACAATTACGGAAGTAATTATTAATAGATTACTTTGAGTAACTCAACACTGGCCCTAACTAAGGTCTATTAAATGcaattttcatgtattttttttaggGTTTTCCTGCGCTCAGGCTGGGGCTGGACCTGTATCTTTGCTGGCTCTTTTGTCTTCGTCCTCTCTTTCTCAGTACGTCGCTCACTCACACTTTCACTACGACACCTTTCTCGGCTAGCTGTGGCAGGTGGACTGTGGCTGGGCTTCCGCAAACTGCTCTGCCTGTTGGAGAATGCCACTGGGAGCTGTTACGAGCCTCTTAGCCCCACTCTTGAGCTGGCTTCAAGGACTAATGGAGATGGCCAACCTTTATTGCTTTTACGGGAAGGTGAAACAAAGGAGGCCTGTGTCCGCTCTGGTATGATGTGGCATGGCTATGAAGTGTCTGAAGATGCCCTCCtactgtgtttgtgctgcctgCTTCTAGCTGAGGAGACTGCTGTGTTTGGGCCCTACCTGAACCTCGGTGGACCCTCTGGAGCCCCGCTGCGCATCCTCTTCCTGTTCTGTGTCCTGCTGTTGAGTCTCTGGGTGTTCCTGCTACTCTGCCTGCTGGCTTACTTCCCACAGTTTCTTACCCAGCTTCTGGGAGGTGCTCTTGGTTGTTTGAGCTGGAGAGCTTTGTACCAGGGCTGGTACCGACTTGGACCTAGTTGGTACTGCCCTGGGAGGCCAGGGATGGGACTTCTGTCTACACGGAGCAAACAGGATGAGACATCTGAAACACATGGTGAAACTAATGCTAAAGTGATCAACTAGAGAAGGCTGCTGAACTCATTGTGAAATAAAGTTTAACTGaacaaaaccacatttataaaTTTGGACTTAATGTAGTGCTGCAGTACACAATTGAAATctggcaacaacaacaaaaagccaAAAAGAATGTATACTTAATCAATTACATATCAAATTGCATGGTCTTCaattacattcatacatacatgcCCTGGGACCGAAATTGTGTACTGTCAGAggatgtactgcatttgatgataGACACACTTCTCGGTGGGTAAAAAAGTACGTTCTTTAGTATAGTTTGAATCCCTAATGACATACTTCATCTGGATACATGGGAATTGTCTTGTGACTCAAAAATATGATGCTGTTACAACTGAGAAAATAATCTACacaggttttgttaaacaagccaaatttaaccacaaggaacaCCTTTCTTGGTAGAATTGGCActtccaatgtttttttttttatacagtattttgaatATGACGTTTCCTCAGCTCCCAAAGTATTACAGGATCATAAAGTGTCCAGTTgatgcacttcagaatctcaccggaaatagtaggtcatccgggtacttCTCACCTACTCTTTAATACTGAGGGTTCAGACACCCAAATCCATCTGTATAATATATAGTAGGGAAACATGCATATTCGGACGCAGCTATGCTCACAAAATGCACAATCGTACACCATTTGTGCTTAATAATCTGACAATGTGTAATGTCATGTAAACTTAATAAACAGTTTAAATATAAACTGAATGGCACACAAATTTTCAGCCATTACACCAATTTCGCTCCTAATGTTCACGCCTTCACTGCCATTTATACTTATACAACGTGCGCAAGTGTTGAGCATGTGAATgatgtaaaaatgaaaacaaagcagAGAATTTTACATTCATAACacttatttcaaatgtcatgttaaCAATTTCCTTGCATTATCAGTTTTTTTAATATGCTTATTTTTTGGTAGTTATCTTCGTATTGGTGTGCCTATTGAAAATTGTTGGGGTGGCAGAATAGATGCTTCACATTCTCATGATTCATTAGGAaatgttttaaccctttaaaactgaCTTCACAGACAAAATCATAGAATAATATCACATACATTTATTAGGTCTATCCTTGACCATCTCAATtgcttttattacaaaaataccCACAGGATTTCTAAAGCTCagcattaaataataaacttgtgATTAAATTATCCACAGACACATTTAAGGACAGACTCATTTTGAGGGCTTCAGTATGTAATATTTCTGTCCAGGCATTAATTATGGGTTAGTGTGTTTTTCAATTTTACCCAGGTGTTTCGTGCAGCAAACATctctaaaaataaaaaccaatctAATGAACAAAGCTTTCAAAATGCAAAACTACCAGTGGTCTCATATCAGACAAATGGGGAAGTTTTAAGGAGATATAAATTATTTTCCGGATAACACAATTTTTATACCCACAAAGCATGCTGATTACATGAGCATTAACTTTGAATTTCTTATGGAAGTTTAAGCAATAGCAAGAATTGCACCTGGTTAAAAATGACATAGTACTGACGCAGTTGCTTTCCattcctttttaaataaaaagttatctAAACTACCTCACTTTTAAACAAATGGTCATAGACATAAGTGAAGAAAAACATTTTGCCTGCTAGGATAAAGCTCCAAATAAAAATGTGGAAAGGGTGAAAGAACATTCTCTGAAAACTTGCTCAGAGCAGtataaaaaaaagacatgttcCTAAACTCCGTTTAATTGAGATAGTCAGGAGCCATTTATCACAGAAATTTCAGATGTGATGCTGTCCAGTGGCTGCCAATAGCAATTCATTAGCGAATCATAGAGCTCCTCACTGCACTCCATGTACTGTTTGTTCAATGAATCCACATCCACCTGTGGGTTTGGGTCTGAGGAAGAAGAACGATTGTCAGCAAATGAGAGTATTTATATTGGGAATGTCTATTTTGTTAATATACTGGTGCATCCATGCTTTTTCTGTAATTAGTCAAAAGAATTAAATATGACAAAATACCTTCCGCAGTGTCCTCCTCAACATCCTCAGTGGTGTCATGTGACTGCtgcaaaaatgtcagaataacagacCAGAATtggtttgtgaataaaacaatatTAATGAATGTTAAAACAGCTAATTGAAGTGCTGAGATACCTCTGTGGATGCTTGCATGTCAGGGGCCATGGGGGGCATCCCCATGGGTGGGGGCGGTCCCATCATCCCCTGTGGAACTGGAGGGGGGTTAGCGTAAGGGTTATATCCGTAGTTGTAACTGTTGTACTGATCGTAGCCCCACTGTGGATAGTAATTGTTGTAGGGCTGTTGATAGTACTGCTGTTGGTAGTTGCTGTTGTAGTTGTGATTCTGGTTTTGGTAATTGTTTGATTTGTTGctgtaatgtaaacaaaaatattataatgAAACTTCACATGAATTTGTTAGTTTAACTATTACACCTTACTGACCACAAAGAACCTTAAAAATGATGAAGAATTTatactgaaatataaataaaatgtttaagcaATTTTAAACTAGGACTTAAGTAAATCATAGCACCAAATCATACGTAATGAAAAGTTAAAGTTGAAGTATACCCTTTGTTGACAGCGATGCTGATCCTGATAGGTTTTCCTCCAAGGCCAGATGCATTCTGAAACTCTTCAAGGGCTTTCTTCTGTTCGTTTTCATCACTAAACTTCACAAAGCCATAACCCCTGCACGATTCAACAAAGTACTAGATCATCAGCACCTGCCCTCTCACTCTTCATGTGCCTCATCATGCAGTATTTGCATATTTCAATATAtattcaaaaattaaaaattaatttgatggTAGAACTGAAACTTCTCTTTTACTTTTAACATTGTTGCATCACTTCATTTGTGAGTTGCTCTTGCTTACCCTATATGGGGAAAACAATAGTTTTAGCAGATTTGTAACAATGGCAAATCACATCCATGTATTGTCTGGCCCTTTTTAGGAGAGGGGGTAAAAAGTATCGATTgaaagtacactttaaaaaataatgtcaacaaATGGCCAAGCATTTGTAACGAAGACCTCATCTGATTTAACTACCTCATCTCTGGTGAAGATCAGCTGGTCAAACTGTCAGAGGAAGTGAAGATTATAAAGGACTGATAGAACAGCTGAATGCTTTCATACCTGGAGTTCCCATAGGGATCAGTCACAACTTTGGCTCCTTTGCATGAGGGGAATTTTTTCAAAAAGAACTGATGAAGCTGGTAGTCATCCACTTCTGATGTGAGATCTCCAACAAACACAGAAAATTCTGGGctgaaggaaaacaatgaagtgaACTATGTAAAGGGAACTATGTAAGGTGAAACAAAGTACACAATTTGTtaggtgaatttttaaaaagaGAGGAGTTTGAACATGGTGTGCAACACACCAATGTGTCTTATTATTTCATGTCTACCATTCATGAAGAAATAATAGATTAACTTACCCAGGCTCTGGCCTTTTCCCATATGTTGCATAGTTTAGCTTAAACTTCCTGGGCTGAAAAGAATAGAAATATAACCATTAAGCAAATCCAATTATACTTTGTCAGTAGCAAGGACATGATTTGCTAACAAAAGTCATATTATTAGAGTAAGAAAGCGTTATTATTTTCACATACCTCAACCAATCAGTACTGGCTTTATCCCATTCGTCAGCTAGTTCCTAACAGTTTATTCACCAGCTTCAAACAAAGCATTTTATAAACAGCCTCAACCACCTTCCTTAGGGAAGAAATTGAGCTCTGTGACTTGCCCATCACTAGTAATATATGgattaataatttaaatcttATATATGGTGGGGGCCATGCTGGTTACGATTTCCTATCTATATATAAATGTAGCCTAATTCAATTAAAATCAAATATAGATGCCCAAACTATACAGTTTAATGGGTGCAAGTCTGGCATCTCACCGGATTTGATCCTGGAACCAGCTTCCCGCTGAGCCTCTGAACACAACGGTCAACACTAGCTTCATCTGCCAGCTCCACAAAACAGTATCCAGCAGAGCCTCTGAGGAAACAGAACAGAtgttaactttttaattaattatttgttacCTGTGATTTAAAGGTCTACAGACGTTCACAGTTGGTCTAGATTTTGATGATACATAAGGTAATTGTAGACCTAAAATTTGCTGTCTAATTCATTGTTTCTCAAAAATGGGTAGCAGATCTGTTCGGATTGGTTCACGGAGAACAGGGAAAGAACCATGCCAGGGTACTTCCTCCCTTGAAATCTTGGGCTGCCGAGgcaaataataatgttaattataTGAAGCTCTAATTTGGCACTTTAGACACGCTATATATGCTTCTCGTATGAAAACACACCACTTGCGCCAATGATCTGCTCTGTTCTAacctactgtatctctggagcacTCGTGTCAACCAGGCTTTCCTCGATATTGCGGCGAAGACCACAACACTGTCAACAAAAATGTCACTTGATATATGCCCTTTTACTTGAAAACCATTAAGTAAACTAGGCAAGACAAAAGACCATGGCTGCTAGGGATGGGACCATATGGCAATCTCATGATTCTGTATGAGGTTCGAGACTCAATATAATCTCGATTCAACataaaaaacacttaaattacaaagtatgacagaatgtttatttttaaaaagtctgcacaaaatgcacattataatttttcattaaaagaaagttcttaaatacacaatataaatgctcaatttaaataagagtttctcatatacctttctctataataaaagatcacaaacaaataagccttcaaaaatagtgggctacattcaggctgatctgGTGTAGAACAAGTAATAGATCCGAAcggaacctgtcctgaaaaagtgtatattttctttataatttgttTGTGATTATAATtatgattacattttacatttttaaaaatataaaacttctACATTcaaatattatatcataaaattgtgtgtgtataaaatcagcaaaaaaaaatgtccctttttcaggacactgtattttaaaggtgcagtatgtaagattcagaaacccttgttattaatgacacatgtggccattaagtgaactgcagccagctgccTGTTACTCGTGATCACGCGCACACACTCTATAGGGACTCTAAAGAGATTGAACATGATTCAGTtgacagataaggtagcataattaaaattacacagttatgactgttttactacaaactttgagactgtatattatatttgactctccagtgctggaacagggctaaaacaaagtgtggatataggtctgactatgcgagactgtagtttgaagtaatcacttttctttgtatgatacataggctatcgtataaatgcagtcaatgttggcattagctagctagctatttatttcacatgctttgcagttatgtaagcttaactgtccaataagaagaacgccaattcaaggtcagttttgatccccaaaaccaaacgaaggtccctccagtaatcaaatgtcctgccgatgttcactctagttttcgctcgaccacgatcacgttcccgcttagccagatgggattcagtaaatgtttttttttttttttggcttactcagagtttgtgtaggagtctgtgttgtgtttggagccggccatttgctggattccatctctaagattacgttacctagtgttgcagactgtctgttgacactgttaatTAAGGAAGCAttaaggctctcgggagcacgcataaacgtcacatcctttggattttcccggcaaaagcgacccgctcccttcgcatgaaaatcagtctacaggctttaataggcaacctaggaagtccgggaagggctcattttttaagttgcattacaagccgttcacacattggcaaaaaaaaagaagcgaatattacatgaaaaattttacatattgcacctttaaagataattttgtaaaaatccaaataactttacagatctttattataaagggtttaaacaatgttttccatgcttgttcaatgaaccataaacaattaatgaacatgcacctgtggaacggtcgttaagacactaacagcttacagatggtaggcaattaaggtcacagttataaaaacttaggacactaaagagacctttctacttactctgaaaaacaccaaaagaaagatgcccagggtccctgttcatctgcgtgaacatgccttatgcatgctgcatggaggcatgaggactgcagatgtggccagggcaataaactgcaaaatCCTttctgtgagacgcctaagacagcactacagggagacaggaaggacagctaatcgtcctcgcagtggcagaccacgtgtaacaacacctgcacaggactggtacatccgaatatcacacctgtggggcaggtacaggatggcaacaactgcccgagttatacCAGGAAtgtacaatccctccatcagtgctcagactgtccgcaataggctgagagaggctggactgagggcttgtaggcctgttgtaaggcaggtccttaccagacatcaacggcaacaacgtcgcctatgggcacaaacccaccttcgctggaccagacaggactggcaaaaagtgctcttcactgacgagtcgcagctTTGTCTAACCAGgcgtgatggtcggactcgcgtttatcgtcgaaggaatgagcgttacaccgaggcctgtactctggagagggatcgatttggaggtggagggtccgtcatggtctggggcgatgtgacacagcatcatcggactgagcttgttgtcactgcaggcaatctcaacactgtgcgttacaggaaagacatcctcctccctcatgtggtacccttcctgcaggctcatcctgacatgaccctccagcatgacaacgccaccagccatactgctcgttctgtatgtgatttcctgcaagacaggaatgtcagtgttctgccatggccagcgaagagcctggatctcaatcccattgagcacgtctggaacCTGTtgaatcggagggtgagggctagggccattccccccagaaatgtccgggaacttgcaagtgccttggtggaagagtggggtaacatctcatagcaagaactggcaaatctggtgcagtccatgaggaggagatgcactgcagtacttagtcagtatctggtgtggctacCAGCTGcattgttacttttgattttgacaccccCTTTGTTCAGGAACACATAATGTTCTTCTTCTTCACacttctgttagtcacatgtctgtaaaacgtgttcagtttatgtcttagttattgaatcttttcatgttcatacaaatatttacacgttaagcttgctgaaaataaaagcagttgtgagaggacgtttctttttttgctgcgtttatatatatacacatacacacacacacacacacacatatatatatacacacacatacacacacacatattgtatatatgtgtgtgtgtgtgtgtgtgtgtgtatatatatatatataagtgtatatatatatatgtgtgtgtatgtgtgtgtgtgtgtatatatatatatatatatatatatatatatatatatacacacacacacacacacacacacacacacatatatatatacactatatatatatatatatatatatatatatatatatatatatatatatatatatatacacactatagaccattcttccagaagcgcatttgtgaggtcagacactgatgttggacgagaaggcctggctcgcagtcttcgctctaattcatcacaaaggtgctctattgggttgaggtcaggactctgttcaggccagtcaagttcttccacaccaaactcgctcatccatgtctttatggaccttgctttgtgcactggtgtgcagtcatgttgggacaggaaggggccatccccaaactgttcccacaaagttgggagcatggaattgtccaaaatctcttggtatgctgaagcgttcagagttcctttcaccggaactaaggggccaagaccagctcctgaaaaacaaccccacaccataatcccccctccaccaaacttcacagtttggcacagtgcagtcagacaagtaccgttctcctggtaaccgccaaacccagactcgtccatcagattgccagatggagaagcttgattcgtcactccagagaacgcgtctccactgctctagagtccagtggcggcgtgctttacaccgctgcatccgacgctttgcattgcacttggtgatgtatggcttggatgcagctgctcggccatggaaacccattccatgaagctctctacgcaccgttcttgagctaatctgaaggccacatgaactttggaggtctgtagcgattgactctgcagaatgttggcgacctctgcgcactatgcgcctcagcatccgctgatcccgctctgtcattttacgtggcctaccacttcgtggctgagttgctgtcattcccaatcgcttccactttgttataataccactgacagttgactgtggaatatttagtagcgaggaaatttcacgactggacttgttgcacaggtggcatcctatcacagtaccacgctggaattcactgagctcctgagagcggcccattctttcacaaatgtttgtagaagcagtctgcatgcctaggtgcttcgttttatacacctgtggccatggaagtgattggaacacctgaattcaattatttggatgggtgagcgaatacttttggcaatatagtgtatatatatatatatatatatatatatatatatatatatatatatatatatatatatacacacacacacacacacacacacacacacacacacacacacacacacacacatatatatatataggtggccaaaagtttggaaggaaattggtactttaattcatcaaagtggcattcaactgatcacaaagtatagtcaggacattactgatgtaaaaaacagcaccatcactttttgaaaaaaagtcatgtttgatcaaatctagacaggcctcatttccagcagccatcactccaacaccttatccttgattaatcatgctaaattgctaatttggtcctagaaaatcacttgtcattatatcaaacacagctgaaagctatttggatcattaaatgaagcttaacattgtctttgtgtttgagttgccacagtatgcaatagactggcatgtcttaaggtcaatattaggtcaaaaatggcaaaacagaaacagttttctctagaaactcatcagtcaatcattgttttgaggaatgaaggctatacaatgcttgaaattgccaaaaaactgaagatttcattcaaaagtgcacactacagtcttcaaagacaaacgacaactggttctaacaaggacagaaagagatgtggaaggccagatctACAActaaaaaaagaggacatgtcctcagctgacagcttcactgaattctacccgctcaacaagtttcatgtacaatagtaaagagaagactcaggggtgcaggccttatgggaagaattgcaaagtaaaagccaattttgaaaaacaaaaaga from Myxocyprinus asiaticus isolate MX2 ecotype Aquarium Trade chromosome 5, UBuf_Myxa_2, whole genome shotgun sequence harbors:
- the LOC127440599 gene encoding tRNA selenocysteine 1-associated protein 1-like encodes the protein MFNRMTSLWMGDLDPYMDETFIKQAFSTMGETAYNVKIITHRVTGGSAGYCFVELADEASVDRCVQRLSGKLVPGSNPPRKFKLNYATYGKRPEPGPEFSVFVGDLTSEVDDYQLHQFFLKKFPSCKGAKVVTDPYGNSRGYGFVKFSDENEQKKALEEFQNASGLGGKPIRISIAVNKGNKSNNYQNQNHNYNSNYQQQYYQQPYNNYYPQWGYDQYNSYNYGYNPYANPPPVPQGMMGPPPPMGMPPMAPDMQASTEQSHDTTEDVEEDTAEDPNPQVDVDSLNKQYMECSEELYDSLMNCYWQPLDSITSEISVINGS
- the fitm1l gene encoding fat storage-inducing transmembrane protein 1, with product MFLNAFLVVITDLAAGLLGNASFRRHFHLLLSAMLLSGPLLSLWVSQYSVFAKRSHFLYRVFLRSGWGWTCIFAGSFVFVLSFSVRRSLTLSLRHLSRLAVAGGLWLGFRKLLCLLENATGSCYEPLSPTLELASRTNGDGQPLLLLREGETKEACVRSGMMWHGYEVSEDALLLCLCCLLLAEETAVFGPYLNLGGPSGAPLRILFLFCVLLLSLWVFLLLCLLAYFPQFLTQLLGGALGCLSWRALYQGWYRLGPSWYCPGRPGMGLLSTRSKQDETSETHGETNAKVIN